From Deinococcus cellulosilyticus NBRC 106333 = KACC 11606, a single genomic window includes:
- the corA gene encoding magnesium/cobalt transporter CorA: protein MIRAVSMISNEQPDWQKNPESVWVDVLSPTPEEIDELKRVFTLNPLALEDALTEGQWSRFEYYREHAFLVYRTLKTNGKCNDDTERVSLFWYPETDTLVTLRLREVGYLNEVWQTFEPVTHGIEERVIYNLLSRGADNFFDFTDALKEETDTLEESMFQHQNSQNLIKQVFHYKHLIMTARRLVSSARESVAAFSRHSSLIGEETNRNTTEELALYLRDIVDLLSRTYESLDSSREVLTSVLDVNLTVQSNKMNEVMKTLTTVSTIFLPLTFLAGVWGMNFEHMPELKWPLGYVFAWLSFLVLGVGLAWYFRKRGWW from the coding sequence ATGATTCGAGCGGTGTCCATGATCAGCAATGAACAGCCTGACTGGCAGAAAAATCCAGAAAGTGTCTGGGTGGATGTTTTGTCCCCCACCCCTGAAGAAATTGATGAATTGAAAAGGGTGTTTACCCTGAACCCTCTCGCCCTGGAGGATGCCCTCACTGAAGGACAGTGGAGCCGTTTTGAGTACTACCGTGAACATGCATTTCTGGTGTACCGGACGCTCAAAACCAATGGCAAATGCAACGATGACACCGAGAGGGTGAGCCTGTTCTGGTATCCTGAAACAGACACCCTGGTCACCCTGCGCCTCAGGGAAGTGGGCTACCTCAATGAAGTCTGGCAGACCTTTGAACCTGTCACGCACGGCATTGAGGAACGGGTCATCTACAACCTGCTCTCCAGAGGGGCAGACAATTTCTTCGACTTCACCGACGCCCTCAAAGAAGAAACCGACACCCTTGAGGAGTCGATGTTTCAGCACCAGAATTCCCAGAACCTGATCAAGCAGGTGTTCCACTACAAGCACCTGATCATGACTGCCAGAAGGCTGGTCAGCAGTGCCCGTGAGAGTGTTGCTGCCTTCTCACGACACTCCAGCCTGATTGGGGAAGAAACCAACCGCAACACCACAGAAGAACTTGCGCTTTACCTGCGGGACATTGTGGATCTGCTGTCTCGCACCTACGAATCCCTCGATTCCTCCCGTGAAGTGCTGACCAGTGTCCTGGACGTGAACCTGACCGTTCAGAGCAACAAAATGAATGAGGTCATGAAGACCCTCACCACGGTGTCCACCATCTTCTTGCCCCTGACTTTCCTCGCAGGGGTGTGGGGGATGAATTTCGAGCACATGCCAGAACTCAAGTGGCCCCTGGGTTACGTGTTTGCCTGGCTGTCTTTTCTGGTGCTGGGTGTGGGCCTGGCCTGGTACTTCAGAAAAAGGGGCTGGTGGTGA
- a CDS encoding PQQ-dependent sugar dehydrogenase, translated as MRAVTVWLMTVGLMGSASAASCGDFVALNVKTPEGYCVAIVQKNLKFPRGVLALKDSTVLVVEMGGWGNNLGAVAQVTPGKSIKRYLQGLDRPHGIRQGPDGRIYVGEDSRIIRFDLKNPAARTVVVSSLPDSGRHPLKSFVFDAQKNLVVNYGSSTDNCENQKGKASCSETSTRSLLKQFTLDWKGGGKVTGSLTLAKGLRNSMGLALHPSGTLLQAENSRDALGSLLKVPDEDLPHDELNVVQKGGFYGWPYCYDNQQNAPEFPSFKCQNSIKPAVLLPGHGAPLGIAYAPENAYPVLQNTVVVGLHGYRSNGHRIVMYQVNGKGIPSGKLQNVVWDWDTKPGQKQGAPVDISFAPDGGFYFTDDKNGLLLKFQRQD; from the coding sequence ATGAGGGCAGTCACTGTCTGGCTGATGACCGTCGGTTTGATGGGATCAGCATCTGCTGCATCCTGTGGAGATTTTGTTGCCCTGAATGTGAAAACACCAGAAGGGTATTGTGTTGCCATTGTCCAGAAGAACCTCAAGTTTCCCAGAGGGGTCCTTGCCCTGAAAGACAGCACGGTCCTGGTGGTGGAAATGGGAGGCTGGGGGAACAATCTGGGAGCTGTGGCACAGGTCACTCCAGGGAAATCCATCAAACGTTACCTGCAGGGTCTGGACCGCCCGCACGGCATCCGTCAGGGTCCAGATGGTCGGATATATGTTGGCGAGGACAGCAGAATCATCCGGTTTGATCTTAAAAATCCTGCAGCCAGAACTGTGGTGGTCTCTTCCCTGCCCGATTCTGGTCGTCATCCACTGAAGTCCTTTGTTTTTGATGCGCAGAAGAATCTGGTGGTCAATTATGGGTCTTCGACCGACAATTGCGAGAACCAGAAGGGCAAAGCCTCCTGCAGTGAAACCAGCACCCGCTCCCTGCTGAAACAGTTCACCCTGGACTGGAAGGGTGGGGGGAAAGTGACCGGATCACTCACCCTGGCAAAAGGCCTGAGAAATTCGATGGGTCTGGCCCTGCACCCATCAGGAACCCTGCTGCAGGCTGAGAACAGTCGGGATGCGCTGGGCAGCCTCCTGAAAGTGCCAGATGAAGACCTTCCCCACGATGAACTGAATGTCGTGCAAAAGGGAGGGTTCTACGGATGGCCTTACTGTTACGACAACCAGCAGAATGCACCTGAATTTCCCAGTTTCAAGTGCCAGAACAGCATCAAGCCTGCTGTTTTGCTTCCAGGGCATGGTGCACCTCTGGGGATCGCATATGCTCCCGAAAATGCCTATCCTGTGCTTCAGAACACTGTGGTGGTGGGCCTGCATGGCTACCGTTCCAATGGGCACCGCATTGTGATGTATCAGGTCAATGGGAAAGGCATTCCCTCAGGCAAGTTGCAGAATGTGGTGTGGGACTGGGACACCAAACCCGGACAGAAGCAGGGGGCTCCGGTGGACATCTCCTTTGCTCCAGATGGAGGCTTTTACTTCACAGATGACAAGAACGGCCTGCTGTTGAAATTCCAGCGTCAGGATTGA